The Bacillus sp. Y1 genome has a window encoding:
- a CDS encoding MBL fold metallo-hydrolase: protein MSLHFSILASGSTGNAIYVESEGQSFLVDAGHSGKQMEALFQKIDRDISKLSGLFVTHEHSDHIKGVGILARKYKLPVYANAKTWAAMNHLVGEIPVEQKFTFDMETVKSFGGVDIESFGVSHDAAEPMFYVFHHNGKKLVLITDTGYVSDRMKGIIQNADVYVFESNHDVQMLRMGKYPWSIKRRILSDVGHVSNEDAAIAMSEVAGDNTKRIYLAHLSQDNNMKDLAKMAVEQTLQSKGIIIGEQFDLYDTDPKVPTVLTAV from the coding sequence ATGTCATTGCATTTTAGTATCCTAGCGAGTGGGAGTACAGGGAATGCGATTTATGTAGAATCGGAAGGTCAGTCCTTTCTAGTAGACGCAGGACATAGTGGGAAGCAAATGGAAGCCCTTTTTCAAAAAATTGATCGGGACATTAGTAAGCTGTCTGGACTTTTTGTAACCCATGAGCATAGTGACCATATCAAAGGAGTCGGAATATTAGCTAGAAAGTACAAGCTTCCTGTTTATGCTAACGCAAAAACTTGGGCTGCAATGAATCATTTAGTTGGGGAAATTCCTGTAGAGCAGAAATTCACGTTTGACATGGAAACAGTCAAAAGCTTTGGTGGGGTAGATATTGAATCATTTGGCGTGTCCCATGATGCGGCAGAGCCCATGTTTTATGTGTTTCACCATAATGGAAAGAAGCTCGTTCTAATTACAGATACAGGTTATGTTAGTGATCGTATGAAGGGAATCATTCAGAACGCAGATGTGTATGTTTTTGAGAGCAACCATGATGTTCAAATGCTTCGCATGGGAAAGTATCCATGGAGCATTAAGCGCCGAATTTTGAGTGACGTTGGACATGTATCGAATGAAGATGCAGCCATTGCGATGAGTGAAGTAGCTGGTGATAACACAAAACGTATTTACTTAGCTCATTTAAGTCAAGACAACAATATGAAAGATTTAGCTAAAATGGCTGTCGAGCAAACACTTCAAAGCAAGGGCATCATCATTGGAGAGCAATTTGATTTATACGATACCGATCCTAAAGTTCCAACTGTGTTAACTGCGGTATAA
- a CDS encoding two-component system regulatory protein YycI, which produces MDWSRIKTIFILSFFVLNIYLMNEFLKIRTATKYEYATNPSLENRLKADEITYNDLPKNLEKDKYLSTVPKVFTEEEVEMLIDTTLSGQTITIRSNQSIESELDIPLKVSSKGQPPELDTFLKGSVINGDQYRYWGRDDSENSITYYQQYQEKLFYKNPSGQITFKVNSDNEVVSYKQTFLGKIEELSEDERIIQPIKAIETLYENGYLPYGTKIERVEFGYYTLVRLTSSQVLTPAWRFVLYGGENLFVNAFEGQVIQLKDEENNWSE; this is translated from the coding sequence ATGGATTGGAGTAGAATTAAAACCATCTTTATCCTTTCCTTTTTCGTTTTAAATATCTATCTTATGAATGAGTTCTTAAAGATTCGTACCGCAACCAAATATGAATATGCGACCAATCCTTCTTTAGAAAACCGATTAAAGGCGGATGAAATCACATACAATGATCTTCCAAAAAACCTTGAAAAGGACAAGTACTTAAGTACGGTACCGAAAGTGTTTACAGAGGAAGAGGTTGAAATGCTTATAGATACGACGCTCAGCGGTCAAACCATTACGATAAGAAGCAACCAGTCCATTGAATCAGAACTGGACATACCGTTAAAAGTGAGCAGCAAAGGTCAACCACCTGAATTAGATACATTTTTAAAAGGATCAGTCATAAATGGTGACCAGTATCGTTATTGGGGTAGAGATGATAGTGAAAATAGTATTACTTATTATCAGCAGTACCAAGAAAAGCTATTTTATAAAAATCCAAGCGGTCAAATCACGTTCAAAGTAAATAGCGATAATGAAGTAGTTTCCTACAAACAAACATTCCTCGGTAAAATCGAGGAGCTGTCGGAAGATGAAAGAATTATTCAGCCCATCAAGGCGATAGAAACACTTTATGAAAATGGCTATTTACCATATGGAACAAAGATAGAGAGAGTCGAGTTTGGCTATTACACACTTGTTCGTTTAACTTCATCACAGGTATTAACACCTGCGTGGCGCTTTGTGTTATACGGAGGGGAGAATTTATTTGTGAATGCCTTTGAAGGACAAGTCATTCAACTAAAGGACGAAGAAAATAATTGGAGTGAATAG
- a CDS encoding S1C family serine protease — MGYYDQDYETRYRKQKGNRGGYFLASLVGAILGVFLIVVALPRIGFDVLPYSTETDSDVEDGTTNNDAVRTENVSLNVVTDITKAVEKAGDAVVGITNLQTTSFWSETSSQEAGSGSGVIYKKADGKAYVVTNHHVIEGANSLEVTLSDGTKLEAKLRGSDVWTDLAVLEVDGSKIETVAEFGDSDALKIGEPVIAIGNPLGATFSGSVTQGIVSGLERAIPVDINQDGAIDWQAEVLQTDAAINPGNSGGALINISGQVIGINSMKIAQSSVEGIGLSIPIKSAEPIISDLEEFGEVKRPYMGIQLQSVNEVSAYHQKETLKLPEDVTSGVVIMTVDPNSPAEQAGLEDLDVIVEMDGDLIKDVIDLRKHLYNKKKVGDQLNIKFYRAGKLQETTMKLGGNTL, encoded by the coding sequence GTGGGTTATTATGATCAAGACTACGAAACACGGTACAGAAAACAAAAGGGAAATCGAGGAGGATACTTTTTAGCAAGCCTAGTGGGAGCTATTTTAGGTGTTTTTCTTATTGTGGTAGCTTTGCCTCGAATTGGGTTTGATGTTCTTCCATATTCAACAGAAACCGATTCAGATGTAGAAGACGGAACGACAAACAACGACGCTGTTAGGACAGAAAATGTTAGCTTAAACGTAGTAACAGATATAACAAAGGCAGTAGAAAAAGCAGGAGATGCGGTAGTTGGAATTACGAATCTTCAAACGACAAGTTTTTGGTCAGAAACATCTAGTCAGGAAGCAGGATCAGGATCAGGTGTCATTTATAAAAAAGCGGATGGAAAAGCATATGTTGTAACAAACCATCACGTAATCGAAGGGGCAAACTCACTTGAGGTTACATTGTCTGATGGAACAAAGCTTGAAGCGAAGCTAAGAGGCAGTGATGTTTGGACTGATTTGGCTGTTCTTGAGGTTGATGGAAGCAAAATTGAAACCGTTGCTGAGTTTGGTGATTCTGATGCTTTAAAAATTGGTGAGCCCGTTATCGCCATTGGAAATCCACTTGGGGCAACGTTTTCTGGCTCTGTTACACAAGGGATTGTATCAGGTTTAGAGCGTGCGATTCCTGTTGATATTAACCAAGATGGTGCGATTGATTGGCAGGCTGAAGTCCTCCAAACGGATGCCGCAATTAACCCGGGTAATAGTGGAGGAGCATTAATTAATATCAGTGGGCAAGTGATTGGCATTAACTCTATGAAGATTGCCCAGAGCTCCGTAGAGGGAATCGGACTCTCTATTCCAATAAAGTCCGCTGAGCCAATTATTAGTGATTTAGAGGAGTTTGGTGAGGTAAAACGACCTTACATGGGAATCCAACTTCAATCAGTAAATGAAGTATCAGCCTATCATCAGAAAGAAACACTGAAACTTCCGGAAGATGTAACATCTGGAGTGGTGATTATGACAGTAGATCCAAACTCACCTGCAGAACAAGCAGGATTAGAAGATTTGGATGTGATTGTTGAAATGGACGGCGATCTAATTAAAGATGTAATTGATTTAAGAAAGCATCTATATAATAAAAAGAAAGTCGGAGATCAGCTGAACATTAAATTCTATCGTGCTGGAAAGCTACAAGAAACAACGATGAAGCTGGGTGGAAATACATTATAG